The Lutra lutra chromosome 15, mLutLut1.2, whole genome shotgun sequence genome includes a region encoding these proteins:
- the NUAK2 gene encoding NUAK family SNF1-like kinase 2 isoform X3 encodes MHIRREIEIMSSLNHPHIIAIHEVFENSGKIVIVMEYASRGDLYDYISERPRLSEQDARHFFRQIVSAVHYCHMNGVVHRDLKLENILLDANGNIKIADFGLSNLYHHGKFLQTFCGSPLYASPEIVNGKPYTGPEVDSWSLGVLLYILVHGTMPFDGQDHKTLVRQISNGSYREPPKPSDACGLIRWLLMVNPTRRATLEDVASHWWVNWGYATRVGEQEAVREGGHGSSDSGRASMADWLRRSSRPLLENGAKVCSFFKQHAPGGGSIAPSLERQHSLKKSRKENDMAQSLQGDPVDDPALRPARGNLKLPKGILKKKPLPSLEGAREEPEPSPGAADLGQAPPLLPRKGILKKSRQRESGYYSSPEPSESGELLDAGDVFVSGDSEEQKRPQTSGIPLHRKGILKHNGKFSCAALELPTPSTFGSLDELASSPRPLARASRPSGALSEDSILSSESFDQLDLPERLPEPLLRGCVSVDNLLGLEEPPTEGPCSRGLRRWWQEPLGDSCFSLTDCQEVTEAYRQALGVCSKLS; translated from the exons TGTTTGAGAACAGCGGCAAGATTGTGATTGTCATGGAGTATGCCAGCCGGGGCGACCTATATGACTATATCAGCGAGCGGCCTCGGCTCAGTGAGCAGGACGCCCGCCATTTCTTCCGACAGATCGTCTCCGCCGTGCACTACTGCCACATG AATGGGGTTGTCCACCGGGATCTCAAGCTGGAGAACATCCTCTTAGATGCCAATGGAAATATTAAG ATCGCGGACTTTGGGCTGTCCAACCTCTACCACCACGGCAAGTTCCTGCAGACATTCTGCGGGAGCCCCCTGTATGCCTCGCCTGAGATAGTCAACGGGAAGCCCTACACGGGCCCCGAG gtGGACAGCTGGTCCTTGGGTGTCCTTCTGTACATCCTGGTGCACGGCACCATGCCCTTTGATGGGCAGGACCATAAGACACTGGTGAGACAGATCAGCAATGGGTCCTACCGGGAGCCGCCTAAACCTTCCG ATGCCTGTGGCCTGATCCGGTGGCTATTAATGGTGAACCCCACCCGCCGGGCCACCCTGGAGGATGTGGCCAGTCACTGGTGGGTCAACTGGGGCTATGCCACCCgtgtgggggagcaggaggctgtgCGCGAGGGAGGGCACGGCAGCAGCGACTCCGGCCGGGCCTCCATGGCCGATTGGCTCCGGCGGTCCTCCCGCCCGCTCCTGGAGAACGGGGCCAAGGTCTGCAGCTTCTTCAAGCAGCACGCCCCTGGAGGAGGGAGCATCGCCCCCAGCCTGGAGCGCCAGCATTCCCTGAAGAAGTCCCGCAAAGAGAACGACATGGCCCAATCTCTCCAGGGGGATCCCGTGGACGACCCTGCCCTTCGCCCTGCCAGGGGCAACCTCAAGCTGCCCAAGGGCATTCTCAAGAAGAAGCCACTGCCCTCGCTGGAAGGGGCGAGGGAAGAGCCCGAGCCCAGCCCAGGCGCTGCAGACCTCggccaggccccgcccctgctccccaggaagGGCATCCTCAAGAAGTCTCGGCAGCGGGAATCTGGCTACTACTCCTCCCCTGAGCCCAGTGAGTCTGGGGAGCTCCTGGATGCGGGGGATGTGTTCGTGAGTGGGGACTCCGAGGAGCAGAAGCGCCCCCAAACCTCAGGGATACCCCTCCATCGCAAAGGCATCCTCAAACACAACGGCAAGTTCTCCTGTGCCGCCCTGGAACTCCCAACCCCCAGCACCTTTGGCTCCTTGGATGAACTGGCATCCTCCCCTCGCCCTCTGGCCCGGGCCAGCCGCCCCTCAGGGGCTCTGAGTGAGGACAGCATCCTGTCCTCTGAGTCATTCGACCAGCTGGACTTGCCTGAACGGCTCCCCGAGCCCCTGCTGCGGGGCTGCGTGTCTGTGGACAACCTCTTGGGGCTTGAGGAGCCCCCCACAGAGGGCCCCTGCAGCAGGGGCCTGAGGCGCTGGTGGCAGGAACCCCTGGGGGATAGCTGCTTTTCCCTGACCGACTGCCAGGAGGTGACAGAGGCCTACCGCCAGGCCCTGGGGGTCTGCTCAAAGCTCagctga